A window of Pyxidicoccus xibeiensis contains these coding sequences:
- a CDS encoding STM4011 family radical SAM protein, with the protein MTLTVLYRGPLSSCNFGCEYCPFGKWKHTDEELEKDRADLERFLSWVEARPHQRISVFFTPWGEALIWPWYQEALARLSHLPHVERVAVQTNLSCKLDWVRHCKVEKLGIWATFHPEWMKRPRFVSQCQTLSSLGVRHSAGVVGFVRFAEEAEALRAELPADTYLWVNAVKDGQEEPYTAEDLARFTRVDPLFPINNTRHPSLGRACRGGESVISVDGEGTARRCHFIDEPIGNIYAPDFDAALKPRPCSKATCGCHIGYVHLEYLELDRVFGSGILERVPASPLWRAAPRA; encoded by the coding sequence ATGACGCTCACCGTGCTCTACCGGGGCCCGCTCTCCAGTTGCAACTTCGGTTGCGAGTACTGCCCGTTCGGCAAGTGGAAGCACACCGACGAGGAGCTGGAGAAGGACCGCGCGGACCTGGAGCGGTTCCTCTCCTGGGTGGAGGCGCGCCCGCACCAGCGCATCTCCGTCTTCTTCACGCCCTGGGGAGAGGCCCTCATCTGGCCCTGGTACCAGGAGGCGCTCGCGCGGCTGTCGCACCTGCCGCACGTGGAGCGCGTCGCCGTGCAGACGAACCTCTCCTGCAAGCTGGACTGGGTGCGGCACTGCAAGGTGGAGAAGCTGGGCATCTGGGCCACCTTCCACCCCGAGTGGATGAAGCGCCCCCGCTTCGTGTCCCAGTGCCAGACGCTGTCCTCGCTGGGCGTGCGGCACAGCGCGGGCGTGGTGGGCTTCGTCCGCTTCGCCGAGGAGGCCGAGGCCCTGCGCGCCGAGCTGCCCGCGGACACGTACCTGTGGGTCAACGCGGTGAAGGACGGGCAGGAGGAGCCCTACACGGCCGAGGACCTGGCGCGCTTCACCCGCGTGGACCCGCTCTTCCCCATCAACAACACGCGCCACCCCAGCCTGGGCCGCGCGTGCAGGGGAGGGGAGTCCGTCATCTCCGTGGACGGCGAGGGCACGGCGCGCCGCTGCCACTTCATCGACGAGCCCATCGGCAACATCTACGCGCCGGACTTCGACGCGGCGCTGAAGCCGCGCCCGTGCTCCAAGGCGACGTGCGGGTGCCACATCGGCTACGTGCACCTGGAGTACCTGGAGCTGGACCGCGTCTTCGGCTCCGGCATCCTCGAGCGCGTCCCCGCGTCGCCGCTGTGGCGCGCGGCGCCCCGAGCCTGA
- a CDS encoding STM4012 family radical SAM protein: MTRLEQMLAETPYVAYLYGYPHKTAYRPFTPALPLESVWAEERRDALFLYLHVPFCEMRCGFCNLFTAAGPKQDVVDGYLAALARETRRVKQALGPATFARAAVGGGTPTLLDVAGLNTVFDLMEGVMGVDLKHIPMSVEVSPETVDAEKLRTLRARGTDRVSIGVQSFIEAEVAAVKRPQKTAQVEAALDLIRSTGFPTLNLDLIYGMEGQTVESFLFSLRAALRFSPEELYLYPLYVRPLTFLGKKARAWDDLRLALYRAGREFLLAQGYTQVSMRMFRARHAPDAGGPAYRCQEDGMVGLGCGARSYTGGVHYSSEYAVGSREVRSIIASYSERTEASFGEVGYGFRLDSEERRRRYMLLSLLADGVDLAAYRERFCTDALVDFPELAELEAHGLGRQADGAFRLTEAGVERSDLIGPWLHSEGVREMMQEYAWR, encoded by the coding sequence ATGACGCGCCTGGAGCAGATGCTCGCGGAGACGCCCTACGTGGCGTACCTCTACGGCTACCCGCACAAGACGGCCTACCGGCCCTTCACCCCCGCGCTCCCGCTGGAGTCCGTCTGGGCGGAGGAGCGGCGCGACGCGCTGTTCCTCTACCTCCACGTGCCCTTCTGCGAGATGCGCTGCGGCTTCTGCAACCTCTTCACCGCCGCCGGGCCGAAGCAGGACGTCGTGGACGGGTACCTCGCCGCGCTGGCCCGCGAGACGCGCCGGGTGAAGCAGGCCCTGGGCCCCGCCACCTTCGCTCGGGCAGCTGTCGGCGGAGGCACGCCCACGCTGCTGGACGTGGCCGGCCTCAACACCGTGTTCGACCTCATGGAGGGCGTCATGGGCGTGGACCTGAAGCACATCCCCATGTCCGTCGAGGTCTCCCCGGAGACGGTGGACGCGGAGAAGCTCAGGACCCTCCGGGCGCGCGGCACGGACCGGGTGAGCATCGGCGTGCAGAGCTTCATCGAGGCAGAGGTCGCCGCGGTGAAGCGCCCGCAGAAGACGGCGCAGGTGGAGGCCGCGCTGGACCTCATCCGCTCCACGGGCTTCCCCACGCTCAACCTCGACCTCATCTACGGCATGGAGGGGCAGACGGTGGAGAGCTTCCTGTTCTCCCTGCGCGCCGCGCTGCGCTTCTCGCCCGAGGAGCTCTACCTCTACCCGCTCTATGTGCGGCCGCTCACCTTCCTGGGCAAGAAGGCCCGCGCCTGGGATGACCTGCGGCTGGCGCTCTACCGCGCGGGCCGCGAGTTCCTCCTGGCCCAGGGCTACACCCAGGTCTCCATGCGCATGTTCCGCGCGCGCCATGCGCCGGACGCCGGTGGCCCCGCGTACCGCTGCCAGGAGGACGGCATGGTGGGCCTGGGCTGCGGGGCGCGCTCGTACACCGGCGGCGTGCACTACTCCTCCGAGTATGCGGTGGGCTCGCGCGAGGTGCGCTCCATCATCGCGTCCTACAGCGAGCGCACCGAGGCGTCCTTCGGCGAGGTGGGCTACGGCTTCCGGCTGGACTCCGAGGAGCGGCGGCGGCGCTACATGCTCCTGTCGCTGCTGGCGGACGGCGTGGACCTGGCCGCGTACCGCGAGCGCTTCTGCACCGACGCGCTGGTGGACTTCCCGGAGCTGGCGGAGCTGGAGGCGCACGGGCTGGGGAGGCAGGCGGACGGCGCGTTCCGGCTCACCGAGGCGGGCGTGGAGCGCTCGGACCTGATTGGTCCCTGGCTGCACTCCGAGGGCGTGCGCGAGATGATGCAGGAGTACGCTTGGCGATGA
- a CDS encoding STM4013/SEN3800 family hydrolase: protein MDMNAVVGSHDLLFLTLDTLRYDVAEELAAQGRTPNLTALLPGGRWEARHSPASFTYAAHHAFFAGFLPTPAAPGLHPRLFAMRFEGSETTAPGTCVLDAPDLVTGLAARGYHTVCIGGVGFFNKRNPLGNVLPGLFAESHWARELGVTEPRSTEHQVALAVRRLEEVPREQRVFLFINVSALHQPNRHYLPGATRDSRESHAAALEYVDSQLPPLFAALRRRGPAFCIVCSDHGTAYGEDGYTGHRLGHPVVWTVPYAEFPLNRDTAP, encoded by the coding sequence ATGGACATGAACGCCGTGGTCGGCTCGCACGACCTGCTCTTCCTCACCCTGGACACGCTCCGCTACGACGTCGCCGAGGAGCTGGCCGCCCAGGGCCGCACGCCGAACCTCACCGCGCTGCTGCCCGGAGGCCGCTGGGAGGCGCGCCACTCGCCCGCCAGCTTCACCTACGCCGCGCACCACGCCTTCTTCGCCGGCTTCCTGCCCACGCCCGCCGCGCCCGGCCTCCACCCGCGCCTGTTCGCCATGCGCTTCGAGGGCAGTGAGACCACGGCCCCCGGCACCTGCGTCCTCGACGCGCCGGACCTCGTCACCGGCCTGGCCGCGCGCGGGTACCACACCGTGTGCATCGGCGGCGTCGGCTTCTTCAACAAGCGCAACCCGCTGGGCAACGTGCTGCCCGGCCTCTTCGCGGAGAGCCACTGGGCGCGCGAGCTGGGCGTGACAGAGCCTCGCTCCACCGAGCACCAGGTCGCCCTCGCGGTGCGCCGGCTGGAGGAAGTGCCTCGCGAGCAGCGGGTCTTCCTGTTCATCAACGTGTCCGCGCTGCACCAACCCAACCGCCACTACCTGCCCGGCGCCACCCGGGACTCGCGCGAGAGCCATGCCGCCGCGCTGGAGTACGTGGACAGCCAGCTTCCACCCCTGTTCGCCGCCCTGCGACGCCGGGGCCCCGCCTTCTGCATCGTCTGCTCGGACCACGGGACGGCCTATGGCGAGGACGGCTATACCGGCCACCGCCTGGGCCACCCCGTCGTGTGGACGGTGCCCTATGCTGAGTTCCCGCTGAATCGAGACACCGCACCATGA
- a CDS encoding HAD family hydrolase, translated as MRPRAVFFDLDDTLIDRAEAFTRYVEDLIVRHPAAFAGTHRHAVVAELREWDARGSSDRAAFSQQVTTRYPGLELTPEAFWEDMTSRLPGFVVPYLAPRALVMTLGKQLPVTVVTNGSSRMQRQKLAAAKLDTYLPEVFISGEVGKDKPDPFIFGVALAWAERAPEDVLHVGDDPERDIAGAARMGLATCWVSHGRQWPRGLPTPTFTVPTVVGDVRDIQEVLAQWT; from the coding sequence ATGCGGCCCCGGGCCGTCTTCTTCGACTTGGATGACACGCTGATCGACCGGGCGGAGGCCTTCACCCGCTACGTCGAGGACCTCATCGTCCGCCACCCGGCCGCCTTCGCCGGGACGCACCGGCATGCCGTCGTCGCGGAGCTGCGCGAGTGGGACGCGCGCGGCTCCTCCGACCGTGCCGCCTTCAGCCAGCAGGTGACGACCCGCTATCCAGGCCTGGAGCTGACGCCCGAGGCGTTCTGGGAGGACATGACGTCCCGGCTGCCCGGCTTCGTGGTGCCCTACCTTGCCCCCCGCGCGCTGGTGATGACGCTGGGCAAGCAACTTCCCGTCACGGTGGTGACCAACGGCTCCAGCCGCATGCAGCGGCAGAAGCTGGCCGCCGCGAAGCTCGACACGTACCTGCCCGAGGTCTTCATCTCCGGCGAGGTGGGGAAGGACAAGCCCGACCCGTTCATCTTCGGCGTGGCGCTCGCCTGGGCGGAGCGTGCCCCGGAGGACGTGCTCCATGTGGGCGACGACCCCGAGCGCGACATCGCGGGCGCCGCGCGCATGGGCCTGGCCACGTGCTGGGTCTCCCATGGGCGACAGTGGCCTCGCGGGCTGCCCACCCCCACCTTCACCGTGCCGACCGTCGTGGGCGACGTGCGCGACATCCAGGAGGTGCTCGCGCAATGGACATGA
- a CDS encoding LOG family protein: MIEIETIEAFERHLRAGAHLSNVVIQGLDLRRYTRELASAELVGTVFLGCELEKEALQVALEHGALVFPPLTGLPYHPYRGTLYTPDELYAGFDLARPESYADTLDARVYAHWATHGRGNPPTLLETLAQRLHDHAVTDAMEDLLNAEGGTRKVVAIMGGHSMKRGQPDYRAVATLARELSRQGFFMVSGGGPGAMEATHVGAWFARRTEAELDSGLAILAKAPSYTDREWLARAFEVRRAFPLRDEDRPWCDSLGIPTWHYGHEPPNPFATHIAKYFANSVREDGLLTIAKGGIVYAPGSAGTIQEIFQDACQNHYNSVGVISPMIFLGTEFWTRTRPVYPLLAQLAQGQEYARHLLLTDSQEEVVRALVEYARARAG; the protein is encoded by the coding sequence GTGATCGAGATAGAGACCATCGAGGCGTTCGAGCGGCACCTGCGCGCGGGAGCGCACCTGTCCAACGTCGTCATCCAGGGACTGGACCTGCGGCGGTACACGCGCGAGCTGGCCTCCGCCGAGCTCGTGGGCACCGTCTTCCTGGGGTGTGAGCTGGAGAAGGAGGCGCTGCAGGTCGCCCTGGAGCACGGGGCCCTGGTGTTCCCACCGCTGACCGGGCTGCCCTACCACCCCTACCGCGGCACGCTCTACACGCCCGACGAGCTGTACGCCGGCTTCGACCTCGCGCGGCCGGAGTCGTACGCGGACACGCTGGACGCCCGCGTCTACGCGCACTGGGCCACCCACGGCCGGGGCAACCCTCCCACGCTGCTGGAGACGCTGGCGCAGCGGCTCCATGACCATGCCGTCACGGATGCGATGGAGGACCTGCTCAACGCGGAGGGCGGCACGCGCAAGGTGGTGGCCATCATGGGCGGCCACTCCATGAAGCGGGGCCAGCCGGACTATCGCGCGGTGGCGACGCTGGCCCGCGAGCTGAGCCGCCAGGGGTTCTTCATGGTCAGCGGCGGCGGCCCGGGCGCCATGGAGGCCACCCACGTGGGCGCCTGGTTCGCCCGGCGCACCGAGGCCGAGCTGGACTCGGGGCTCGCCATCCTCGCCAAGGCCCCCAGCTACACCGACCGCGAGTGGCTGGCCCGCGCCTTCGAGGTGCGCCGCGCCTTCCCGCTCCGCGACGAGGACCGGCCCTGGTGCGACAGCCTGGGCATCCCCACGTGGCACTACGGGCACGAGCCGCCCAACCCGTTCGCCACCCACATCGCCAAGTACTTCGCCAACAGCGTGCGCGAGGACGGCCTGCTCACCATCGCGAAGGGCGGCATCGTCTACGCGCCGGGCAGCGCGGGCACCATCCAGGAGATCTTCCAGGACGCGTGCCAGAACCACTACAACTCGGTGGGCGTCATCAGCCCGATGATCTTCCTGGGCACGGAGTTCTGGACGCGCACCCGCCCCGTGTACCCCCTGCTGGCCCAGCTCGCCCAGGGACAGGAGTACGCGCGCCACCTGCTGCTGACGGATTCGCAGGAGGAGGTCGTCCGGGCGCTGGTGGAGTACGCCCGCGCCAGGGCCGGGTGA
- a CDS encoding L,D-transpeptidase family protein → MSSSLLRLRALLAWVLAFSASGVLAADAPAPDAFEAYLRPAYPPADGFTSMPDVSAARPGSEVRALAHGQVVEVGVGQHSVVVEHLYYENHALLRARSEYAGLDSVQVRAGARVTRGQVLGRVGQKARLAVALHAGKTLSAVEARRFTASREKLPVPSQEPALLLISHADFQLRLYTRGREQVRMEVGFGQAAGAKQVRGDNRTPKGMYFITQKLRGDIPGPYSAYYGGHWMRVNYPNPWDADRGVSGGFVDAKTRERIARDWAARKTTDASTRLGSGIGLHGWAGEWSLEDSGGRLSWGCVVMHTPDIAALYDRVPEGTMVVLF, encoded by the coding sequence GTGTCCTCCTCCCTGCTCCGTCTCCGCGCGCTGCTGGCCTGGGTGCTGGCATTCTCCGCTTCGGGTGTCCTGGCGGCGGACGCGCCCGCTCCGGATGCCTTCGAGGCGTACCTGCGCCCCGCGTACCCTCCCGCCGATGGTTTCACCTCCATGCCTGACGTCTCGGCCGCCCGTCCCGGCAGCGAGGTGCGTGCGCTGGCGCACGGCCAGGTGGTGGAGGTGGGCGTCGGTCAGCACTCCGTCGTGGTGGAGCACCTGTACTACGAGAACCATGCGCTGCTGCGCGCCCGCTCCGAGTATGCGGGGCTCGACTCGGTGCAGGTCCGCGCGGGGGCGCGCGTCACGCGAGGGCAGGTGCTGGGACGGGTGGGGCAGAAGGCCCGGCTCGCCGTGGCGCTGCACGCCGGCAAGACGCTGTCCGCCGTGGAGGCCCGGCGCTTCACCGCCTCCAGGGAGAAGCTGCCGGTTCCCTCGCAGGAGCCGGCGCTGCTGCTCATCTCCCACGCGGACTTCCAGCTCCGGCTGTACACGCGGGGCCGCGAGCAGGTTCGCATGGAGGTCGGCTTCGGTCAGGCGGCCGGCGCCAAGCAGGTGCGCGGAGACAACCGCACGCCGAAGGGCATGTACTTCATCACGCAGAAGCTGCGCGGCGACATCCCCGGCCCGTACTCCGCCTACTACGGTGGCCACTGGATGCGGGTGAACTACCCCAATCCGTGGGACGCGGACCGGGGCGTGTCCGGTGGCTTCGTCGATGCGAAGACCCGCGAGCGCATTGCCCGGGACTGGGCGGCGCGGAAGACCACGGACGCCTCCACGCGGCTGGGCAGCGGCATCGGCCTTCATGGCTGGGCCGGGGAGTGGTCGCTGGAGGACAGCGGTGGTCGGCTGTCCTGGGGCTGCGTGGTGATGCACACACCGGACATCGCCGCGCTGTATGACCGGGTTCCCGAGGGAACCATGGTCGTGCTCTTCTAG